One part of the Verrucomicrobiia bacterium genome encodes these proteins:
- the sufD gene encoding Fe-S cluster assembly protein SufD, whose protein sequence is MEKRVTKETEPHLEKFARFEGEARQPAWVFPLRKAGITRFADTGFPTLKDEDWRFTNVAPIAKLPFHPILEAGHVELTRAEVSKAVFGGLDAIRLVFINGHFAAGLSDLRSAPEGLTVKSLASALTEDSALLQRHLGAQTSGDENAFGALNTAFLQDGAFIRVAAGHQIETPIHLQFVSSSREAGATAHPRNLILAEKGGRATVIESYVSTVNSPYFTNAVTELVLEEGAALEHCKLQDESSSAFHIAAIYAHLGRSSNLISHSIALGAKLSRNHIRARLAGEGVECVLNGLYLTRDEQLADHHMVVEHAQPHCNSHEYYNGILDGRSKGVFHGRILVRQPAQKTDAKQTNKNLLLSEEATVDTKPQLEIYADDVKCTHGATVGQLNEESVFYLRARGIGVETARHMLIHAFAGEIIERVRLEAARQELDGIVWERLEATPHVVAPAK, encoded by the coding sequence ATGGAAAAACGGGTCACGAAGGAAACCGAGCCGCACCTGGAGAAATTCGCGCGATTTGAAGGCGAGGCCAGGCAGCCGGCTTGGGTTTTCCCTTTGCGCAAGGCCGGGATTACCCGATTCGCGGACACGGGGTTTCCGACTCTCAAAGACGAGGATTGGCGGTTTACCAATGTCGCCCCGATTGCCAAACTGCCGTTTCACCCGATTTTGGAGGCGGGCCATGTCGAATTGACGCGCGCGGAGGTTTCGAAAGCTGTTTTTGGCGGGCTGGACGCCATCCGCCTGGTTTTTATCAACGGCCACTTTGCCGCCGGGCTTTCGGATTTGCGCTCGGCGCCGGAAGGTCTAACGGTCAAAAGCCTGGCATCCGCTCTAACCGAAGATTCGGCTCTTTTGCAGAGACACCTCGGCGCCCAAACCTCAGGAGACGAGAATGCCTTTGGCGCATTGAATACGGCCTTTTTACAGGACGGCGCATTTATCCGAGTTGCAGCCGGACACCAGATAGAAACGCCCATTCACCTGCAGTTTGTGTCGAGCAGCCGGGAAGCCGGGGCAACGGCCCATCCGCGCAATTTGATACTGGCCGAGAAAGGCGGCCGCGCGACGGTTATCGAGAGCTATGTGAGCACGGTGAACTCGCCTTATTTCACCAACGCGGTAACCGAGCTGGTGCTTGAGGAAGGCGCCGCGCTCGAGCATTGCAAGCTCCAGGACGAGAGTTCGAGCGCATTCCATATAGCGGCGATTTATGCCCATTTGGGCCGGAGTTCCAACCTCATCTCGCACTCGATTGCGCTCGGGGCAAAACTCTCGCGCAATCATATTCGCGCCCGCCTCGCAGGCGAAGGGGTCGAATGCGTTCTGAACGGGCTATATCTCACCCGGGACGAACAATTGGCCGACCACCACATGGTCGTCGAGCATGCTCAGCCGCATTGCAACAGCCACGAATACTACAATGGGATTCTCGATGGCCGCTCGAAGGGGGTCTTTCACGGGCGCATTTTGGTCCGGCAACCGGCCCAGAAGACCGACGCCAAGCAAACCAACAAGAACCTGCTGCTGTCGGAAGAGGCGACGGTGGATACCAAACCGCAGTTGGAGATTTACGCCGATGATGTCAAGTGCACTCATGGCGCGACGGTGGGGCAGTTGAATGAAGAATCGGTGTTTTACCTGCGGGCTCGAGGGATTGGAGTCGAAACGGCGCGGCACATGTTGATCCACGCTTTTGCGGGAGAGATAATTGAGCGCGTCCGGTTAGAAGCCGCCCGCCAGGAACTCGATGGGATAGTCTGGGAGCGGCTCGAAGCCACTCCGCACGTGGTCGCGCCAGCTAAATGA
- the purL gene encoding phosphoribosylformylglycinamidine synthase subunit PurL: MTDPAVTPEAVLKHNLTVDEYARLKEVLGREPTYTELGIFSVMWSEHCSYKNSRPLLKTFPTKSPRILVGAGEENAGIIDIGDGLAIAFKIESHNHPSAVEPFQGAATGVGGIIRDIFTMGARPVCSINSLRFGPITPLPTPANAPNQPPSTEPGPQLANNRRLFSGVVGGIAHYGNCFGIPTVAGEVYFDPSYEGNPLVNAFCLGVLRHDQIVRGRASGVGNPVFYVGPATGRDGLAGAAFASQDLTQESAEQQRGAVQVGDPFMEKLVCEACLELLATGAVAGIQDMGAAGLTCSTCETASRAGTGIEIDLAKVPQRAPNMTPYEIMLSESQERMLIIVQKGREDEVKRIFDKWDLPWAEIGQVTDTGRMEVRNNGQVVADIPARKLADEAPVYQREAREPAYLEAVRAFTLAGCADTQDATGALKSLLSWPTIASKNWVYRQYDHMVRDGTVVCPGSDAAVLRIKEDSLPQTNGHPAAQVDAQRPPFIASAGEPVGALALPGSTSPNGSQTDFPTKLIALTVDCNATYVYLDPFEGAKCAVAEAARNLACSGAAPLGVTDNLNFGNPFNPEIFWQLREAVRGLSEGCRAFNVPVTGGNVSLYNQSPNGPIDPTPTVAMAGLIEKAEHITTQWFKDEGDAIILLGVAVDEADALQGLGGSAYLQVIHGLKTGTPPRCNLEAEKDLNLGLRALIYSGSIKSAHDCSEGGLAVALAEGCISRQTARDTAPLVGAQIELGISPEPKAEEQKQTSGAAQQEEHPAASKPPIRLDALLFGETQARIIVSTAPSDAVKVVERAKLLGIPAMRIGTVGGDHLSIKTSGGELSWPVAELHDLWWNAIGRAMR; encoded by the coding sequence ATGACAGACCCAGCCGTTACGCCCGAGGCGGTTCTTAAGCACAACCTCACGGTGGACGAATACGCCCGGCTCAAAGAAGTGCTCGGGCGCGAGCCGACCTATACCGAGCTGGGGATTTTCTCGGTCATGTGGAGCGAGCACTGCTCGTATAAGAACAGCCGGCCCCTCTTGAAGACCTTTCCAACCAAATCGCCAAGGATTCTGGTCGGAGCCGGCGAGGAGAATGCCGGGATTATTGATATTGGGGACGGTCTGGCCATCGCGTTCAAGATCGAGTCGCACAACCATCCCAGCGCCGTCGAGCCTTTCCAGGGTGCAGCGACCGGCGTCGGCGGCATCATCCGCGACATCTTCACCATGGGCGCTCGGCCTGTCTGCTCGATTAACTCGCTGCGCTTCGGCCCCATCACTCCCTTGCCAACCCCTGCGAATGCCCCCAATCAACCTCCTTCGACGGAACCCGGCCCTCAACTGGCCAATAACCGGCGGCTGTTCAGCGGCGTGGTGGGCGGCATTGCGCATTATGGCAATTGTTTCGGGATTCCGACCGTTGCCGGCGAAGTTTATTTTGATCCGTCTTACGAGGGCAACCCGCTGGTGAACGCCTTTTGCCTGGGTGTTCTGCGCCACGACCAGATCGTTCGAGGCCGCGCCAGCGGGGTGGGCAATCCCGTTTTCTATGTCGGGCCTGCCACGGGCCGGGACGGGCTGGCCGGGGCGGCGTTTGCCTCGCAAGATTTGACCCAGGAATCCGCCGAGCAACAACGCGGGGCGGTCCAGGTAGGCGACCCTTTCATGGAGAAGCTCGTTTGCGAGGCCTGCCTCGAACTTCTGGCCACCGGGGCTGTCGCCGGCATTCAGGATATGGGCGCAGCGGGGCTGACCTGCTCGACCTGCGAGACGGCTTCGCGGGCGGGGACGGGGATCGAGATTGACCTGGCCAAGGTCCCCCAGCGCGCCCCGAATATGACGCCCTATGAAATCATGCTCAGCGAATCCCAGGAGCGCATGCTCATCATCGTTCAGAAGGGCCGCGAGGACGAGGTGAAACGGATTTTCGATAAATGGGATTTGCCCTGGGCCGAAATCGGGCAGGTGACCGATACGGGCCGGATGGAGGTCCGCAACAACGGGCAGGTTGTGGCGGATATTCCGGCCAGAAAACTGGCCGATGAAGCTCCGGTCTATCAGCGGGAGGCGCGTGAGCCTGCGTATCTCGAGGCCGTGCGCGCCTTTACTCTGGCGGGGTGCGCCGATACGCAGGATGCAACCGGCGCGCTCAAGAGCCTTCTCTCCTGGCCCACCATCGCCTCAAAAAATTGGGTGTACCGGCAATACGACCACATGGTCCGCGACGGCACGGTGGTTTGCCCAGGCTCGGATGCCGCTGTGCTCCGCATCAAAGAGGATTCATTGCCCCAAACCAACGGCCATCCAGCGGCCCAAGTTGATGCACAACGCCCCCCTTTCATCGCCTCTGCCGGAGAACCCGTCGGCGCCCTGGCGCTCCCGGGTTCAACCAGCCCAAATGGTTCGCAAACCGATTTCCCAACCAAATTGATTGCGCTGACAGTCGATTGCAACGCCACTTACGTTTATCTTGACCCGTTCGAGGGCGCCAAATGCGCCGTGGCTGAAGCGGCCCGAAACCTGGCCTGCTCTGGCGCCGCCCCGCTCGGGGTGACCGACAACCTTAACTTCGGAAACCCGTTCAACCCGGAAATCTTTTGGCAACTGCGCGAGGCCGTCCGCGGCTTGAGCGAGGGCTGCCGCGCTTTTAATGTCCCGGTGACGGGCGGCAACGTGAGTCTTTATAATCAGAGCCCGAACGGCCCAATCGATCCGACCCCCACCGTGGCCATGGCCGGCTTGATCGAGAAAGCCGAACATATTACGACCCAATGGTTCAAAGATGAAGGGGACGCAATCATTCTGCTGGGGGTTGCTGTGGACGAGGCCGATGCGTTGCAGGGCTTGGGCGGCTCGGCTTACCTGCAGGTGATTCACGGCTTAAAGACGGGCACCCCGCCCCGCTGCAATCTCGAAGCCGAAAAGGACCTAAACCTGGGGTTGCGCGCACTGATTTATTCCGGCTCGATCAAAAGCGCTCATGATTGCAGCGAAGGCGGCCTGGCGGTGGCGCTGGCCGAAGGCTGCATCAGCCGGCAGACCGCCCGCGATACCGCCCCCCTCGTGGGAGCGCAGATTGAACTGGGCATTTCACCGGAGCCCAAGGCAGAAGAACAAAAGCAAACGTCCGGCGCAGCCCAGCAGGAAGAACATCCTGCCGCCAGCAAACCACCCATCCGATTAGATGCGCTCCTCTTCGGTGAGACCCAAGCGCGCATCATCGTCTCGACCGCCCCCTCTGACGCGGTGAAGGTAGTCGAGCGGGCAAAATTGCTCGGAATCCCGGCTATGCGCATCGGCACAGTGGGCGGGGACCATCTCTCAATCAAGACTTCCGGGGGTGAATTGAGCTGGCCTGTAGCTGAGTTGCACGACCTTTGGTGGAACGCAATCGGACGAGCCATGCGATGA
- a CDS encoding ABC transporter ATP-binding protein, translating to MNAAVEIRNLSYRYPPQGRLALHELCFSVAQDECIAVLGPNGAGKSTLLLHLNGLLPERPADQPQIWIGGEPLTGKSLTKIRQQVGLLFQDPDDQLISTTVFEDVAFGPQQLGINGAILRSLVTYCLEQVGLRGFEDREPQRLSHGEKRRVCLAGVLACKPTVLLLDEPTADLDPRGRREFKALLQSLPGAKIIATHDLELVVDLCSRVVILDEGRVVAQGPTIPLLSDEPLMLSHGLEKPHSLLHRHPHGPSA from the coding sequence ATGAACGCCGCTGTCGAAATCCGCAATCTCTCCTATCGCTACCCCCCCCAGGGGCGGCTGGCGCTGCATGAACTCTGCTTTTCCGTCGCTCAAGACGAGTGCATCGCCGTGCTCGGCCCCAACGGCGCCGGCAAATCGACCCTGCTCTTGCATCTCAATGGCCTGCTGCCCGAACGCCCCGCCGACCAGCCTCAAATCTGGATTGGCGGGGAGCCATTAACCGGCAAATCTCTCACCAAAATCCGCCAGCAGGTGGGATTGCTCTTCCAGGACCCGGATGACCAGCTCATCTCGACCACCGTGTTTGAAGACGTCGCCTTTGGCCCCCAGCAGCTTGGAATCAACGGAGCAATCCTGCGGTCCCTCGTGACCTACTGTCTCGAACAGGTCGGCCTGCGCGGCTTTGAAGACCGCGAACCACAACGGCTGAGCCATGGCGAGAAGCGGCGCGTCTGCCTTGCTGGGGTGCTGGCCTGCAAACCCACCGTGCTGCTGTTGGACGAACCCACCGCTGACCTGGACCCCCGGGGCCGGCGCGAGTTTAAGGCCCTGCTGCAATCGCTGCCCGGCGCAAAAATCATCGCCACACATGACCTCGAACTGGTTGTGGACCTCTGCTCGAGGGTCGTCATCCTCGATGAAGGCCGGGTTGTCGCCCAAGGCCCCACCATCCCCTTGCTCTCCGATGAACCTTTGATGCTTTCCCATGGCCTTGAAAAACCCCATAGCCTTCTCCATCGGCATCCCCATGGACCCAGCGCCTGA
- a CDS encoding SUF system NifU family Fe-S cluster assembly protein: protein MSDDLSELYQEVILDHCKHPRNFHELPAATCSAQGHNPLCGDQLKLFLTMDGERIKDISFLGAGCCISKASASLLTESVKGKTKGDVESMFQQVHELVTTGHIEGDVGKLAVFAGVYKFPARVKCAILSWHAVMAALKGQWTVSTETEQM, encoded by the coding sequence ATGTCCGACGACCTTTCCGAGCTGTACCAGGAGGTCATCCTCGATCACTGCAAGCACCCGAGGAACTTCCATGAATTGCCCGCCGCCACCTGTTCGGCCCAGGGCCACAACCCCTTGTGCGGTGATCAACTCAAGCTGTTCCTCACGATGGATGGCGAGCGCATCAAGGACATCAGTTTTCTAGGCGCGGGCTGCTGTATTTCGAAGGCCTCGGCTTCGCTGTTAACCGAGAGTGTCAAAGGCAAAACCAAAGGGGATGTGGAAAGCATGTTCCAACAGGTGCACGAGTTGGTCACAACAGGACACATTGAGGGGGACGTTGGCAAACTGGCGGTCTTCGCCGGTGTCTATAAATTCCCTGCGCGGGTCAAGTGCGCCATTCTTTCCTGGCACGCTGTAATGGCGGCGCTCAAGGGTCAATGGACAGTCAGCACCGAAACCGAGCAAATGTGA
- a CDS encoding CbiQ family ECF transporter T component has protein sequence MRVHNIDSPQPGFLNRVPPGLKLAAALLILLGTALLPRRVGPPYLLPASLLLCLWPFSRMPLGYALKRLVLVEFFILGIGLLSLLRPEAFPALISAVVKSNLCVFTMLLLTWTTPFQEILRELRRLRLPAVMLTTLALMYRYLPVLADESRRMQRARASRTFSPSRRLAWRSLSVIIAHLFIRSIDRAERIYLAMCARGWK, from the coding sequence ATGCGCGTTCACAACATTGACTCGCCCCAGCCCGGCTTTTTGAATCGGGTGCCGCCGGGACTCAAATTAGCTGCCGCTTTGCTCATCCTGCTCGGGACGGCCCTGCTGCCCAGGCGAGTCGGCCCGCCCTACTTGCTCCCTGCCTCTCTCTTATTGTGCCTCTGGCCCTTTTCTCGCATGCCTTTGGGCTATGCCTTGAAGCGATTGGTCCTTGTGGAGTTTTTTATTCTCGGTATCGGGTTGCTCTCGCTGCTCAGGCCCGAGGCCTTCCCAGCGCTTATTTCCGCCGTCGTCAAAAGCAACTTGTGCGTTTTCACCATGTTGCTGCTGACCTGGACCACTCCCTTTCAGGAAATCCTGCGCGAATTGCGCCGGCTGCGCTTGCCCGCCGTGATGCTCACAACTCTGGCCCTGATGTACCGTTACTTGCCGGTCCTGGCCGATGAATCCCGCCGCATGCAGCGGGCCCGCGCCAGCCGCACCTTTTCCCCTAGCCGCCGCCTGGCCTGGCGCAGCCTGAGTGTCATTATCGCCCACCTCTTTATCCGCAGCATCGATCGGGCCGAGCGCATCTATCTTGCCATGTGCGCCCGCGGCTGGAAATGA
- a CDS encoding energy-coupling factor ABC transporter permease, with translation MHLPDGFLDARTALLSTGVAATGVGIAVRQVRATLQPRQMPLLGLAAAFIFAAQMLNFPIPGGTSGHLIGGVLAAVLLGPSAAVLVITCVLIVQCLMFADGGLLALGANIFNMGIVNVCAGYFAFRLAKRLIHRTEEIRATVFASAFAAWVGTVLASITCAGQLALSKTVPWSIAFPAMANVHMLIGVGEGLATGLITLAVLRARPQLLAQANQRLSGTPLGFLGYGLLVAFGLSIFVAPFACSWPDGLESVATRFGFAGNALPALAEAPLADYRLPFVGSPTVATGVAGLIGTVLAFVAAYALARLLVPVLGASKRDARSQH, from the coding sequence ATGCATTTGCCCGATGGGTTTTTGGATGCGCGAACCGCCCTGCTCTCGACGGGGGTGGCGGCCACCGGAGTGGGCATTGCTGTGCGCCAGGTGCGCGCTACTCTCCAACCACGCCAAATGCCGCTCCTTGGCTTGGCTGCAGCTTTTATCTTCGCCGCCCAGATGCTGAACTTTCCCATCCCTGGCGGCACGTCCGGCCATTTGATTGGCGGTGTGCTGGCAGCCGTGCTGCTGGGCCCTAGCGCCGCTGTTCTGGTGATCACCTGTGTCCTCATCGTTCAATGCCTCATGTTCGCCGATGGCGGCCTGCTGGCCCTCGGGGCCAACATCTTCAACATGGGGATTGTTAATGTATGCGCCGGTTACTTTGCCTTTCGCCTGGCCAAACGCCTCATCCACCGCACCGAAGAAATCCGCGCGACGGTGTTTGCCTCTGCTTTTGCAGCCTGGGTTGGAACGGTGCTGGCCTCGATCACCTGTGCCGGCCAGCTCGCGCTCTCAAAGACGGTGCCGTGGTCGATTGCCTTCCCTGCCATGGCCAATGTGCACATGTTAATCGGCGTTGGGGAAGGCTTGGCCACGGGTCTGATCACCCTGGCTGTCCTGCGCGCCCGGCCTCAGCTCCTGGCACAGGCAAATCAGAGACTCAGCGGCACCCCTCTGGGATTCCTAGGCTATGGCTTGTTGGTGGCCTTCGGCCTGTCCATCTTTGTCGCCCCTTTTGCCTGCTCCTGGCCCGATGGACTCGAGAGTGTCGCCACGCGATTCGGCTTCGCAGGCAATGCCCTCCCAGCCCTCGCCGAGGCCCCGCTGGCTGATTATCGCCTGCCCTTCGTCGGTTCGCCCACTGTCGCCACCGGCGTGGCCGGCCTGATTGGAACCGTGCTCGCCTTTGTGGCTGCTTATGCGCTGGCCCGGCTCCTGGTGCCGGTCCTGGGCGCTTCCAAGAGGGATGCGCGTTCACAACATTGA
- a CDS encoding lipase maturation factor family protein — protein MTTQSVPPAPREPASYWLTRFMILRLLGCVYAVAFLAAAIQILPLIGSNGLLPVNLFLARVQNGLGSSFAGFVRLPSLFWFAHFDMELEAAAWVGFGLSCIVACGYANALVMTLLWALYMSFVHIGQDWYGYGWEIQLLETGFLAIFLCPLLDGRPFPKRSPPRVVVWLFRWLIFRIMLGAGLIKLRGDRVWRDLTALYYHFETQPIPNPLSRWFDFLPRWMLKAGVLFNYLAELVAPWFAFYPRTARHIAGVILVLLQLTLILGGNLSFLNWLTIVPALACFDDSFWRKLLPRWLGDRASKAAAAAQSSRAMERAGWAVAVMVGLLSIQPVVNLISPSQIMNTSFDALDLVSTYGAFGSVGRERLNVVFEGTAASTPDGRAVWKAYPYQALPVALDRRPRQIAPYQPRLDWQMWFAAMGTPEEYPWTLHLVWKLLHNDPGALSLLGGNPFPERPPHYIRAVLYRYAFAPPGNPQGAWWTRQELGLWLPPLSAEDPRLLGFLQQAGWLDQRGLP, from the coding sequence ATGACGACGCAATCCGTCCCACCCGCGCCGCGTGAGCCGGCCAGTTACTGGCTGACGCGCTTCATGATACTGCGCCTGCTGGGGTGCGTGTATGCCGTGGCATTCCTGGCCGCAGCGATACAAATCCTGCCTTTGATCGGCTCGAATGGGCTGCTGCCCGTGAACTTATTTTTGGCCCGCGTTCAGAACGGGTTGGGTTCGTCCTTTGCCGGTTTTGTTCGATTGCCATCGTTGTTTTGGTTTGCGCATTTTGATATGGAATTGGAAGCGGCGGCGTGGGTGGGTTTCGGCTTGTCGTGCATTGTGGCTTGCGGTTACGCGAACGCGCTTGTGATGACGCTGCTTTGGGCGCTCTACATGTCCTTCGTCCACATCGGACAGGATTGGTATGGGTACGGCTGGGAAATTCAACTGTTAGAGACCGGGTTTCTGGCGATTTTCCTTTGCCCTCTGTTGGATGGACGCCCATTCCCGAAACGATCACCGCCACGCGTGGTGGTGTGGTTATTTCGCTGGTTGATTTTTCGCATCATGCTTGGAGCGGGGCTTATCAAGCTCCGTGGCGACCGGGTGTGGCGGGACCTCACCGCGCTCTATTATCATTTTGAGACCCAGCCGATCCCCAATCCCCTCAGCCGCTGGTTTGACTTCCTGCCGCGGTGGATGTTAAAGGCAGGGGTCCTGTTCAATTACCTTGCAGAATTGGTGGCGCCATGGTTTGCGTTTTATCCGCGCACGGCCCGCCACATTGCGGGGGTCATCCTGGTCCTGCTTCAGTTGACCCTCATCCTGGGGGGAAATCTTTCATTTCTGAACTGGCTGACCATCGTCCCGGCGCTGGCGTGTTTCGATGATTCATTCTGGCGCAAGCTCCTGCCCCGATGGCTGGGGGACCGGGCGTCCAAAGCCGCTGCTGCGGCCCAGTCGAGCCGGGCGATGGAACGCGCCGGATGGGCGGTGGCGGTAATGGTTGGACTGCTGAGCATCCAACCGGTCGTCAATCTGATTTCCCCGAGCCAGATCATGAACACCTCTTTCGATGCGCTGGACCTGGTCAGCACCTATGGCGCTTTCGGCAGCGTGGGGCGCGAGCGCTTGAACGTGGTCTTTGAAGGGACCGCTGCCTCGACGCCGGATGGGCGAGCGGTTTGGAAGGCATACCCTTACCAGGCGCTGCCGGTGGCCCTCGACCGCAGGCCCCGGCAAATTGCCCCTTACCAACCGCGATTGGATTGGCAAATGTGGTTTGCCGCCATGGGCACACCCGAGGAGTATCCCTGGACGTTGCATCTGGTCTGGAAGCTTTTGCACAACGACCCGGGGGCGCTGAGTCTTTTAGGCGGAAACCCGTTCCCGGAAAGGCCGCCGCATTACATCCGTGCCGTGTTGTACCGCTACGCGTTTGCCCCACCCGGAAACCCGCAAGGGGCATGGTGGACACGCCAGGAACTCGGTCTGTGGCTGCCGCCCTTATCGGCTGAGGACCCGCGGCTGCTTGGTTTTTTGCAGCAGGCGGGCTGGCTTGACCAGCGGGGCTTGCCTTAA
- a CDS encoding succinate dehydrogenase cytochrome b subunit encodes MNMIAHLFKSSLGKKYIMAITGFFMFLFVIAHLVGNLQIFLGPEVINRYGNFLQTNLELVWPARLILLTFLVLHIWSASKLSIENKAARPEGYAVYQPIGSAYASRTMFMSGIIAFFFIVYHLLHYTAEVKYVNLTGQNFATFIDAQGRHDIFRMMVVGFNNGWVCAFYIVGVGLLCLHLSHGASSMFQSMGWNSDAYRPFLANAGRILALLIFIGYASIPLSILCGYGRQHLNLP; translated from the coding sequence ATGAACATGATTGCGCATCTATTTAAATCCTCACTGGGCAAGAAGTACATCATGGCGATCACAGGCTTTTTCATGTTCCTGTTCGTGATTGCGCATTTGGTTGGGAATTTGCAGATATTCCTGGGGCCGGAAGTGATCAACCGCTACGGGAACTTCCTTCAAACGAATCTCGAACTGGTTTGGCCGGCCCGCTTGATTCTACTGACTTTCCTGGTCTTGCACATTTGGTCGGCGTCGAAACTTTCTATCGAGAACAAGGCAGCGCGCCCCGAAGGCTATGCCGTCTATCAACCCATTGGCTCAGCCTACGCATCCAGGACGATGTTCATGAGCGGCATAATTGCCTTTTTCTTTATCGTTTATCATCTGCTTCATTACACAGCCGAGGTGAAGTACGTGAACCTGACGGGGCAAAATTTTGCCACCTTCATCGACGCTCAGGGGCGCCATGATATTTTCCGGATGATGGTGGTTGGCTTTAACAACGGCTGGGTCTGCGCGTTTTACATTGTGGGAGTGGGGCTGTTGTGCCTGCACTTGAGCCACGGCGCCAGCAGCATGTTCCAGTCGATGGGCTGGAATAGCGATGCCTATCGCCCATTCCTGGCCAATGCTGGCCGCATTCTGGCCCTGCTCATCTTTATTGGTTACGCCTCCATTCCCTTGTCCATCCTCTGCGGGTATGGAAGGCAGCATCTCAACCTGCCATGA